One genomic window of Centroberyx gerrardi isolate f3 chromosome 15, fCenGer3.hap1.cur.20231027, whole genome shotgun sequence includes the following:
- the LOC139922951 gene encoding uncharacterized protein LOC139922951, with amino-acid sequence MHPMPVCSVGGGDIFDCIQRGNIEQCVHFIQNDRSILKQKGWGGFTPLHYAALHGNRALVDLFLSNGADPNLTCDAGQTGFHFACRQGNIYVMHQMMQYGADLRLIDLQGKTSLHHAVTGGSIVAMHYLWETGMFRFSDTDMYQVTPLHLAASTGNTEVVRYLLRDQRCAVDAVDQQGGTALHVSAERGGVEVCWTLLQRAGYRMLHQKNHSGLTPLDLSKQGKTFRHQQLTKLLSRYVNEPIHHKPKESHVLYYWTLLFPTLSGAAILLIAAMLGGYGGLICGLLFPWLARSIFTQYHRMTTYQRLPNPIYLGTLMAGLFHSLLCFYGKIMPSVWPTTALVQVSMVHFSLVLCLFCKVLTQDSGRLDRVEADPRFSCIADLVENNQTPHRFCPYCELFQPDHSKHCKLCDVCVKDYDHHCLFLNRCVGRGNHRLFLLFILSMVTAHVLFVATATSFLYGKMSVGSHSLSSWLTMLGAEFWVVVMVIMNALTLLWEAWLLTEQFDAIAMGTTTYFRQCETSARQRSLGQRWVTVVSFLLEGRRRVGRGQTREDKTAIDI; translated from the exons ATGCATCCGATGCCAGTGTGCTCTGTTGGCGGTGGAGACATATTTGACTGTATACAGAGAGGAAATATTGAACAGTGTGTACACTTCATTCAAAATGATCGATCAATCCTCAAGCAAAAAG GCTGGGGTGGTTTCACCCCGCTCCACTACGCTGCCCTCCATGGTAACCGTGCTCTGGTTGACCTCTTCCTCAGTAACGGAGCTGACCCCAATCTGACATGTGATGCGGGACAGACGGGCTTTCATTTTGCCTGCAG GCAAGGGAACATCTATGTCATGCACCAAATGATGCAGTATGGGGCTGACTTGCGCCTCATAGACCTGCAGGGAAAAACCTCCCTGCATCATGCAGTGACTGGAGGCAGCAT TGTTGCCATGCACTACCTGTGGGAGACTGGCATGTTCCGGTTCTCGGACACAGACATGTACCAGGTCACACCGCTGCACCTGGCTGCATCCACTGGCAACACAGAGGTGGTCCGATACCTGCTCAGAGACCAG AGATGTGCAGTGGATGCAGTTGACCAGCAGGGAGGGACAGCGCTCCATGTTTctgcagagaggggaggagtggaggtgTGCTGGACTCTGCTGCAGAGAGCAGGATACAGGATGCTCCACCAGAAGAACCACAGCGGCCTAACGCCTCTGGACCTCAGCAAGCAGGGGAAGACATTTCG acATCAGCAACTCACCAAACTACTGAGTCGCTACGTTAATGAGCCAATACACCACAAGCCCAAAGAGTCTCATG TCCTGTACTACTGGACGCTGTTGTTTCCAACCCTGAGTGGAGCTGCCATTCTGCTGATAGCAGCCATGTTGGGAGGCTACGGCGGTCTGATCTGTGGCCTGCTGTTCCCCTGGCTGGCCAGAAGCATCTTCACCCAGTATCACCGCATGACCACCTACCAAAG GTTACCCAACCCTATCTACCTGGGAACCCTCATGGCCGGCTTGTTCCATTCCCTGCTCTGCTTCTATGGAAAAATAATGCCTA GTGTGTGGCCAACCACTGCTCTGGTCCAAGTGTCAATGGTCCACTTCTCCCTAGTCCTCTGTTTGTTCTGTAAGGTTCTGACCCAGGACTCTGGGAGACTGGACAGAGTGGAGGCCGACCCCCGCTTCTCCTGTATCGCTGACCTGGTGGAGAACAACCAGACCCCCCACAGGTTCTGCCCATACTGTGAG CTGTTTCAGCCTGACCACAGTAAACACTGCAagctgtgtgatgtgtgtgtgaaggactACGACCATCACTGCCTCTTCCTGAACCGCTGCGTCGGCCGGGGCAACCaccgcctcttcctcctctttatcCTCTCCATGGTGACTGCCCACGTTCTGTTTGTTGCCACAGCAACAAGTTTCCTGTATGGAAAGATGTCTGTGGGCAGTCACAGCCTGTCATCGTGGCTTACAATGTTAGGGGCGGAGTTTTGGGTCGTGGTCATGGTGATCATGAATGCACTGACTCTCCTCTGGGAGGCGTGGCTACTGACCGAACAGTTTGATGCCATCGCTATGGGAACCACCACCTACTTCAGACAGTGTGAAACCTCTGCTCGACAGAGATCGCTCGGACAGCGCTGGGTGACAGTGGTGTCGTTTCTactggagggaaggaggcggGTGGGCAGGGGACAAACAAGAGAGGACAAAACTGCCATAGACATTTAG
- the arhgap22a gene encoding rho GTPase-activating protein 22 isoform X1, with the protein MKPSRTSLTSDIQRRLSARSKSMVLGELSRVSRPCSPLDQERALKSGWLKRQRSIMKNWQLRWFVLRTEALYFYKDQDETKAQGCIPLQGSQVNELPANQDEPGRHLFEIVPGGGGEKDRTGISHESFLLMANSQSDMEEWVRAIRRAIWAPLGGGVFGQHLEETMLCEGQCGPQRLVPVLVEQCVCFIRERGLEEEGLFRAPGQTNHVRELQDAFDRGEKPVFDSTTDVHTVASLLKLYIRELPEPVIPFSKYTQFLSCAQLLIKDKEIGIIELGKQVKALPQVNYNLLKYICKFLDEVQSHSSENKMSVQNLATVFGPNILRPRVEDPVTMMEGSSQVQHLMTLLISEHSRLYQREEPETETKTPTQPQQSPAQRCKVEWVAEEDADPQPSPSSGSGSKPPKEDLQSSSPSVETKHSEPSPLTAPEKGEDNQIEGKGKGKTEGKVDGKIDSKIEGKAGTGVALSPSKQSKALPSWRCSFKGGAGPGGPRGKMGGSAGDVSAAGGSNWLMNGLSSLRAHRRTASSGERLKDSTLSLKESTLSLKETLKDSQRDSAEDTHSPTSATLSHRALLQSHRLSAYDNVTVAPSSLSLPADTSSLWTSFEISLAEPEGSDQGSGLGKGQERPAEAKDSTNALDHSVSSIGAGSEAEPGDDTTDQGSGRNEGLTNLVRELKQELKMQRTNYETCIRKLEESCSKYQSQVCRLEEELDQEKKRFHMLEIRLRNSERAHQDAENRNILLQKEMEEFFKTLGDLTTGTARTN; encoded by the exons ATGAAACCGTCCAGGACTTCACTGACCAGTGACATACAAAGGAGATTGTCAG CCCGGTCCAAGAGCATGGTGCTGGGGGAGCTGTCTCGGGTTTCCAGGCCCTGTTCTCCTCTGGACCAGGAGAGGGCACTGAAGTCTGGCTGGCTGAAGAGACAGCGCAGCATCATGAAGAACTGGCAGCTGCGTTGGTTTGTCCTTCGCACCGAGGCTCTGTATTTCTACAAGGACCAGGATGAAACCAAGGCACAG GGTTGTATTCCTCTCCAAGGCAGCCAGGTCAATGAGCTGCctgccaatcaggatgagcctgGTCGCCACCTTTTTGAGATTGTTCCAG GGGGAGGTGGAGAAAAAGATCGAACAGGTATCAGCCACGAGTCTTTTCTGCTAATGGCCAACTCTCAGAGTGACATGGAGGAATGGGTCAGAGCCATACGCAGAGCTATATGGGCCCCACTCGGAGGAG GTGTCTTTGGGCAGCACCTGGAGGAGACTATGCTGTGTGAGGGCCAATGTGGCCCCCAGCGACTAGTCCCAGTGCTGGTGGAACAGTGCGTGTGTTTCATACGTGAGCGAGGGCTTGAGGAGGAGGGGCTCTTCAGGGCCCCTGGACAGACCAATCATGTTCGAGAGCTGCAGGATGCGTTTGACCGTGGTGAGAAGCCAGTGTTTGACAG TACCACAGATGTCCACACAGTGGCGTCACTGCTAAAGCTTTACATACGGGAGCTGCCTGAGCCTGTAATCCCCTTCTCCAAATACACACAATTCCTTTCTTGCGCTCAGCTGCTTATCAAGGATAAGGAAATA gGCATCATAGAGCTTGGCAAGCAGGTGAAAGCTCTTCCTCAGGTCAACTACAACCTCCTTAAATACATCTGCAA GTTTCTGGATGAAGTTCAGTCCCACTCCAGTGAGAATAAGATGAGTGTTCAGAACCTGGCCACTGTGTTTGGACCCAATATCCTTCGGCCCAGAGTGGAGGATCCAGTCACCATGATGGAGG GAAGCTCCCAGGTGCAGCACCTAATGACCTTGCTGATCAGTGAACACTCCCGCCTCTACCAGCGGGAGGAGCCCGAAACAGAGACCAAGACTCCCACACAACCACAGCAGAGCCCTGCCCAACGGTGCAAGGTGGAATGGGTCGCAGAAGAAGACGCTGACCCCCAACCCAGTCCCTCCTCAGGCTCCGGCTCCAAACCCCCCAAAGAGGACCTGCAATCCTCCAGCCCATCTGTAGAGACTAAGCACTCTGAACCAAGTCCCCTTACTGCCCCAGAGAAGGGTGAAGATAATCAGATTGAAGGGAAGGGGAAAGGcaagacagaggggaaagtgGATGGGAAAATAGATAGTAAAATTGAGGGGAAAGCTGGGACTGGAGTAGCCCTTAGCCCCAGTAAACAGTCCAAAGCCCTGCCCTCCTGGAGGTGCTCCTTCAAGGGCGGGGCAGGGCCTGGGGGGCCGAGGGGAAAAATGGGGGGATCTGCAGGGGATGTGTCAGCAGCTGGTGGGAGCAACTGGCTGATGAACGGCCTGTCGTCTCTGCGAGCTCACAGGCGCACTGCCTCCTCTGGAGAAAGACTGAAAgactctactctgtctctaaaGGAGTCCACCCTCTCCCTTAAGGAGACACTTAAAGACTCCCAGAGAGACTCTGCTGAAGACACTCACTCTCCAACAAGCGCAACCCTCTCTCACAGAGCTCTCCTCCAATCCCACAGACTGTCTGCCTATGACAATGTTACAGTTGCTCCCTCCAGCCTGAGCTTGCCTGCTGACACCTCCTCCCTCTGGACCTCCTTTGagatctcattggctgagccAGAGGGAAGTGATCAGGGGTCAGGATTAGGGAAGGGTCAAGAGAGACCCGCAGAGGCAAAGGACAGTACCAACGCTCTGGATCACAGTGTGAGCAGCATCGGTGCTGGCAGCGAGGCTGAACCTGGGGATGATACCACGGACCAGGGGTCAGGAAGAAATGAGGGTCTCACCAACCTGGTACGTGAGCTCAAGCAGGAACTGAAGATGCAGAGGACGAACTATGAAACCTGCATCCGCAA GTTGGAGGAGTCCTGTTCTAAATACCAGTCCCAGGTCTGCCGCCTTGAGGAGGAGCTGGACCAGGAGAAGAAGAGGTTCCACATGCTGGAGATCCGACTCAGGAACTCGGAGAGGGCTCATCAAGATGCAGAGAACCGGAACATTCTCCTccagaaggagatggaggagttCTTCAAAACCCTGGGAGATCTAACCACAGGAACAGCACGGACCAACTAG
- the arhgap22a gene encoding rho GTPase-activating protein 22 isoform X2, whose protein sequence is MANSQSDMEEWVRAIRRAIWAPLGGGVFGQHLEETMLCEGQCGPQRLVPVLVEQCVCFIRERGLEEEGLFRAPGQTNHVRELQDAFDRGEKPVFDSTTDVHTVASLLKLYIRELPEPVIPFSKYTQFLSCAQLLIKDKEIGIIELGKQVKALPQVNYNLLKYICKFLDEVQSHSSENKMSVQNLATVFGPNILRPRVEDPVTMMEGSSQVQHLMTLLISEHSRLYQREEPETETKTPTQPQQSPAQRCKVEWVAEEDADPQPSPSSGSGSKPPKEDLQSSSPSVETKHSEPSPLTAPEKGEDNQIEGKGKGKTEGKVDGKIDSKIEGKAGTGVALSPSKQSKALPSWRCSFKGGAGPGGPRGKMGGSAGDVSAAGGSNWLMNGLSSLRAHRRTASSGERLKDSTLSLKESTLSLKETLKDSQRDSAEDTHSPTSATLSHRALLQSHRLSAYDNVTVAPSSLSLPADTSSLWTSFEISLAEPEGSDQGSGLGKGQERPAEAKDSTNALDHSVSSIGAGSEAEPGDDTTDQGSGRNEGLTNLVRELKQELKMQRTNYETCIRKLEESCSKYQSQVCRLEEELDQEKKRFHMLEIRLRNSERAHQDAENRNILLQKEMEEFFKTLGDLTTGTARTN, encoded by the exons ATGGCCAACTCTCAGAGTGACATGGAGGAATGGGTCAGAGCCATACGCAGAGCTATATGGGCCCCACTCGGAGGAG GTGTCTTTGGGCAGCACCTGGAGGAGACTATGCTGTGTGAGGGCCAATGTGGCCCCCAGCGACTAGTCCCAGTGCTGGTGGAACAGTGCGTGTGTTTCATACGTGAGCGAGGGCTTGAGGAGGAGGGGCTCTTCAGGGCCCCTGGACAGACCAATCATGTTCGAGAGCTGCAGGATGCGTTTGACCGTGGTGAGAAGCCAGTGTTTGACAG TACCACAGATGTCCACACAGTGGCGTCACTGCTAAAGCTTTACATACGGGAGCTGCCTGAGCCTGTAATCCCCTTCTCCAAATACACACAATTCCTTTCTTGCGCTCAGCTGCTTATCAAGGATAAGGAAATA gGCATCATAGAGCTTGGCAAGCAGGTGAAAGCTCTTCCTCAGGTCAACTACAACCTCCTTAAATACATCTGCAA GTTTCTGGATGAAGTTCAGTCCCACTCCAGTGAGAATAAGATGAGTGTTCAGAACCTGGCCACTGTGTTTGGACCCAATATCCTTCGGCCCAGAGTGGAGGATCCAGTCACCATGATGGAGG GAAGCTCCCAGGTGCAGCACCTAATGACCTTGCTGATCAGTGAACACTCCCGCCTCTACCAGCGGGAGGAGCCCGAAACAGAGACCAAGACTCCCACACAACCACAGCAGAGCCCTGCCCAACGGTGCAAGGTGGAATGGGTCGCAGAAGAAGACGCTGACCCCCAACCCAGTCCCTCCTCAGGCTCCGGCTCCAAACCCCCCAAAGAGGACCTGCAATCCTCCAGCCCATCTGTAGAGACTAAGCACTCTGAACCAAGTCCCCTTACTGCCCCAGAGAAGGGTGAAGATAATCAGATTGAAGGGAAGGGGAAAGGcaagacagaggggaaagtgGATGGGAAAATAGATAGTAAAATTGAGGGGAAAGCTGGGACTGGAGTAGCCCTTAGCCCCAGTAAACAGTCCAAAGCCCTGCCCTCCTGGAGGTGCTCCTTCAAGGGCGGGGCAGGGCCTGGGGGGCCGAGGGGAAAAATGGGGGGATCTGCAGGGGATGTGTCAGCAGCTGGTGGGAGCAACTGGCTGATGAACGGCCTGTCGTCTCTGCGAGCTCACAGGCGCACTGCCTCCTCTGGAGAAAGACTGAAAgactctactctgtctctaaaGGAGTCCACCCTCTCCCTTAAGGAGACACTTAAAGACTCCCAGAGAGACTCTGCTGAAGACACTCACTCTCCAACAAGCGCAACCCTCTCTCACAGAGCTCTCCTCCAATCCCACAGACTGTCTGCCTATGACAATGTTACAGTTGCTCCCTCCAGCCTGAGCTTGCCTGCTGACACCTCCTCCCTCTGGACCTCCTTTGagatctcattggctgagccAGAGGGAAGTGATCAGGGGTCAGGATTAGGGAAGGGTCAAGAGAGACCCGCAGAGGCAAAGGACAGTACCAACGCTCTGGATCACAGTGTGAGCAGCATCGGTGCTGGCAGCGAGGCTGAACCTGGGGATGATACCACGGACCAGGGGTCAGGAAGAAATGAGGGTCTCACCAACCTGGTACGTGAGCTCAAGCAGGAACTGAAGATGCAGAGGACGAACTATGAAACCTGCATCCGCAA GTTGGAGGAGTCCTGTTCTAAATACCAGTCCCAGGTCTGCCGCCTTGAGGAGGAGCTGGACCAGGAGAAGAAGAGGTTCCACATGCTGGAGATCCGACTCAGGAACTCGGAGAGGGCTCATCAAGATGCAGAGAACCGGAACATTCTCCTccagaaggagatggaggagttCTTCAAAACCCTGGGAGATCTAACCACAGGAACAGCACGGACCAACTAG